In a genomic window of Magnolia sinica isolate HGM2019 chromosome 14, MsV1, whole genome shotgun sequence:
- the LOC131224990 gene encoding uncharacterized protein At1g28695-like, translated as MDFQTTIISKDELETALDGVSMSNRTLIIVIINRAYAEEKGMLYIFIESFRLGENTEFLLSHLLLVAVDQTSFDQCNLLHLHCYKLVTDDVDFTGEKLYMSGDFIKMMWRRTIFLADVLRCGYNFIFTLFASGELVECRNFEK; from the exons ATGGATTTTCAGACAACAATTATCTCAAAAGATGAACTGGAAACAGCTTTAGACGGGGTTTCTATGAGCAACAGGACTCTGATAATTGTTATCATAAACAGAGCATACGCTGAAGAGAAGGGCATGCTATATATTTTCATTGAAAGCTTTCGGTTAGGCGAAAATACTGAGTTCTTGCTTAGTCACCTCCTCCTCGTCGCTGTCGACCAGACATCCTTTGATCAGTGCAATCTCCTACACCTGCATTGCTACAAACTTGTTACGGACGATGTAGATTTCACTGGAGAGAAATTATACATGTCGGGTGATTTTATTAAAATGATGTGGAGGAGAACTATCTTCCTTGCTGATGTTCTTAGATGTGGTTATAACTTCATCTTCACA ttATTTGCATCTGGAGAACTTGTAGAATGTAGGAATTTCGAAAAGTAG